A window of Desulfotomaculum sp. contains these coding sequences:
- a CDS encoding sulfite exporter TauE/SafE family protein produces MSLKNKKSLYALLIGAPIGCLGGLIGLGGAEFRLPVLVGLFQFSARQAVSLNLAVSLITLLSSLIFRIPSAPFPKLVPLVPIIIAFIAGGMSGAYIGALCVKKISEHTLEKVILVLLLFIGLLLIGESFSPFVTGGISAPFPVLLLTALAFGIGIGMISSMLGVAGGELIIPTLLLVFGVDIKLAGTASILISLPTVIIGLGKHYTNGAFANKKDLSELVLPMGIGSIIGSFIGGMLIIYISGNWLKLILGSILIISAVKIFNKVRKGNNKSDSIQEPCLPN; encoded by the coding sequence ATAAGTTTGAAAAATAAAAAGTCTTTATATGCCTTACTGATAGGTGCTCCTATAGGTTGCTTAGGCGGCTTAATCGGTTTAGGCGGCGCTGAGTTTCGGCTGCCGGTACTGGTCGGCTTATTTCAATTCTCAGCCCGTCAGGCTGTATCGCTAAATTTAGCCGTGAGCCTAATAACACTTTTATCATCGCTTATTTTTAGAATCCCCAGTGCTCCTTTTCCCAAATTAGTTCCTCTTGTACCGATAATTATAGCCTTTATTGCTGGAGGAATGAGCGGCGCATATATTGGAGCGCTTTGTGTTAAAAAAATATCTGAACATACTCTGGAAAAGGTTATCCTAGTTCTGCTACTGTTCATTGGGTTGTTGCTCATAGGAGAATCGTTTTCCCCATTTGTAACAGGGGGAATTTCAGCGCCCTTCCCGGTCCTGCTTCTAACAGCCCTGGCGTTTGGCATAGGTATCGGCATGATCAGCAGTATGCTGGGAGTTGCCGGCGGTGAGTTAATTATTCCGACCCTCTTACTTGTTTTTGGCGTCGATATTAAACTGGCCGGGACAGCAAGCATACTGATCAGCCTGCCGACAGTGATTATAGGGCTGGGTAAGCATTATACCAACGGCGCTTTTGCAAACAAAAAAGACCTTTCCGAACTGGTCCTGCCAATGGGAATCGGTTCAATAATCGGTTCATTTATTGGCGGCATGCTAATTATTTATATCTCGGGTAATTGGTTGAAACTTATTTTGGGATCGATTCTAATCATCTCCGCAGTAAAAATATTCAATAAAGTACGGAAGGGAAATAATAAATCCGATTCCATTCAAGAACCTTGCTTGCCTAATTAA
- the sleB gene encoding spore cortex-lytic enzyme, which yields MNKYKSAVVLFIAFLVLGGFVIFSNAEKAPAQNRPVYWGLTGNDVSRLQQTLYDWGYYPGPVDGVFGNTTYRSLISFQANNGLASDGVAGPATWAALGFSSGSDPDSQPAPAEVSRGVSNRDETHLLARVIEGEAANESFAGKVAVGAVILNRLESAAFPHSLAGIVYQPGAFESVSNGQYDRPLTDDSLRAATMAMSGWDPTGGALYFWNPAKPVSPWVWTRNVVTQIGRHIFAR from the coding sequence ATGAATAAATACAAATCAGCTGTCGTTTTATTCATCGCCTTTCTTGTCCTGGGTGGTTTCGTAATTTTCTCAAACGCCGAAAAAGCCCCGGCGCAAAACCGGCCGGTATACTGGGGCCTTACGGGAAACGATGTATCCCGTCTCCAGCAGACATTATATGACTGGGGTTACTACCCCGGACCGGTTGACGGCGTATTCGGAAACACTACTTACCGGTCGCTGATCAGTTTTCAGGCCAATAACGGATTGGCTTCAGACGGTGTTGCGGGACCGGCGACATGGGCTGCGCTGGGTTTTTCATCAGGCAGTGATCCTGATAGCCAGCCTGCGCCAGCCGAGGTTTCCCGGGGTGTAAGCAACCGTGATGAAACACACCTTCTGGCCAGAGTTATCGAGGGAGAGGCTGCCAACGAATCCTTTGCCGGCAAGGTGGCCGTAGGCGCTGTAATCCTCAACAGGCTGGAAAGCGCAGCTTTTCCGCATTCACTTGCAGGCATTGTATACCAGCCGGGGGCTTTTGAATCGGTCAGCAACGGGCAATACGACCGCCCGCTGACAGACGATTCGCTTAGAGCGGCTACGATGGCCATGAGCGGTTGGGATCCCACCGGAGGCGCCCTGTATTTCTGGAACCCGGCCAAACCGGTCAGTCCCTGGGTATGGACCCGTAATGTAGTTACCCAAATCGGGCGCCACATTTTCGCCAGATAA
- a CDS encoding sulfurtransferase TusE, with protein MSAIKIGDREFEVDDDGFIKDPNSWDKDIAAALAATEGVSELSEDHWRVINYIREYYVNFQVAPMIRKLCKETGFNLKYIYELFPTGPAKGACKTAGLPKPLGCV; from the coding sequence ATGTCAGCAATTAAGATCGGCGACAGGGAATTTGAAGTGGATGATGATGGTTTTATCAAGGACCCGAATTCGTGGGACAAGGATATTGCCGCTGCCCTCGCAGCCACGGAAGGTGTTTCTGAACTCAGTGAAGATCATTGGAGAGTAATTAATTATATAAGAGAATACTATGTAAATTTCCAGGTTGCTCCAATGATTAGAAAGCTTTGTAAAGAAACCGGCTTCAACCTGAAATATATTTATGAATTGTTTCCAACCGGGCCGGCAAAGGGCGCCTGTAAAACAGCTGGTTTACCCAAGCCGCTTGGATGTGTATAG
- a CDS encoding elongation factor 4, whose product MGNGQELIRNFCIIAHIDHGKSTLADRLLEYTGALSKREMTDQVLDQMDLERERGITIKAQAVRLNYRARDGLVYQLNLIDTPGHVDFNYEVSRSLAACEGALLVVDAVQGIEAQTLANAYLAVENDLVLIPVINKIDLPNADPAVVIKELEDILGMDASGVVLASAKLGTGVEEVLEQIVLHIPPPRGSESSPSRALIFDSHYDSYKGVIAYVRVVDGCFRNGMGISVMSSGKDFEINEVGFFRPAMTPVDKLRTGEVGFIAASIKNLKDTRVGDTITAKGDTASEPLPGYRKATPMVYCGLYPVETGDYGNLQDSLQKLQLNDASLVFEPETSIALGFGFRCGFLGLLHMEIVQERIEREYGLNMIITAPSVVYRITNTHREEYYIENPAKLPSAGSLEKTEEPFVSAVIMMPKEYIGSVMELCQERRGVFLNMEYLGENRVMITYEIPLSEIIYDFFDHLKSRTRGYASLDYELAGYREGRLVRLDILVNSEPVDALTCIVHADKAFQRGRQLVEKLCSLMPRQLFDVPIQAAVGNKVIARETVKARRKDVLAKCYGGDITRKRKLLEKQKEGKKRMKQVGNVEIPQEAFMAVLSTTKKE is encoded by the coding sequence ATGGGAAATGGCCAGGAGTTAATCAGGAATTTTTGTATTATAGCTCATATCGATCATGGAAAATCAACCCTGGCTGACAGGCTGCTTGAATATACCGGCGCATTGAGCAAAAGGGAAATGACCGATCAGGTTTTAGACCAGATGGACTTGGAGCGCGAACGCGGAATTACAATTAAAGCACAGGCGGTAAGACTTAACTACAGAGCCCGCGACGGTCTGGTTTATCAACTGAATCTTATCGATACTCCCGGCCACGTGGACTTTAATTATGAGGTATCTCGGAGCCTGGCTGCCTGTGAAGGCGCTTTGCTGGTTGTTGACGCGGTTCAGGGTATTGAAGCGCAGACATTGGCAAACGCCTATCTGGCCGTAGAAAACGACCTGGTTTTAATTCCTGTGATAAATAAAATTGACCTGCCAAACGCGGATCCAGCAGTGGTTATAAAAGAGCTTGAGGATATCCTGGGCATGGATGCGTCCGGCGTGGTGCTTGCCTCCGCCAAGTTGGGGACTGGTGTTGAAGAAGTGCTGGAGCAGATAGTCTTGCATATTCCTCCGCCGAGAGGCAGCGAATCATCCCCTTCCCGGGCTCTTATCTTTGATTCCCATTATGATTCTTATAAAGGCGTAATAGCTTATGTGCGTGTCGTCGACGGGTGTTTCCGCAATGGTATGGGGATTAGCGTAATGTCATCGGGCAAAGATTTTGAAATAAACGAGGTTGGATTTTTCCGGCCTGCCATGACCCCTGTAGACAAGTTAAGAACTGGTGAAGTCGGTTTTATTGCGGCTAGTATAAAAAATCTCAAAGATACGCGGGTTGGTGATACGATTACCGCAAAGGGAGATACTGCATCAGAACCATTGCCTGGTTACCGTAAAGCGACGCCCATGGTTTATTGCGGTTTATACCCGGTTGAAACAGGGGATTATGGAAATTTGCAGGATTCCTTGCAGAAACTGCAGTTAAATGACGCTTCCCTGGTTTTCGAACCAGAAACTTCCATTGCGCTGGGTTTCGGTTTCAGGTGCGGGTTTCTGGGCCTGCTGCATATGGAAATTGTTCAGGAAAGAATAGAGCGTGAATACGGTTTAAACATGATTATAACCGCTCCCAGTGTGGTTTACAGGATAACCAACACTCACAGGGAAGAGTACTATATCGAGAACCCTGCAAAGCTTCCTTCTGCAGGAAGTCTTGAAAAGACGGAAGAACCTTTCGTTTCTGCTGTGATCATGATGCCCAAGGAATATATCGGATCCGTCATGGAGCTTTGCCAGGAGCGCCGGGGTGTGTTTTTGAACATGGAGTATCTTGGAGAAAACCGGGTGATGATTACATACGAAATTCCCTTAAGTGAAATTATTTATGACTTTTTTGACCATTTAAAATCCCGCACACGGGGGTATGCTTCCCTGGATTATGAACTCGCCGGGTACAGGGAGGGCAGGCTGGTCAGGCTGGATATTTTGGTTAACAGCGAGCCTGTTGACGCCCTTACCTGTATAGTTCACGCCGATAAAGCGTTCCAGCGCGGGCGGCAGTTGGTGGAAAAACTGTGCTCCCTTATGCCGAGACAGCTTTTTGATGTGCCTATCCAGGCTGCGGTGGGCAATAAAGTAATAGCGCGGGAAACCGTCAAGGCGAGACGAAAGGATGTGCTCGCCAAGTGCTATGGAGGAGATATTACCCGCAAGCGCAAACTTCTGGAAAAACAAAAAGAAGGCAAGAAACGCATGAAGCAGGTCGGTAATGTGGAGATTCCCCAGGAAGCTTTTATGGCCGTACTCAGTACTACTAAGAAAGAATAA
- the ypeB gene encoding germination protein YpeB produces the protein MSTIRWRRLLPLAIAVVLVGGIFLWGYQQYTIRKKLEVSLNNKYYRSFYDLLENVQNVEVLLSKVLVAQAPEQDSKIFTEIWQRANAAQANLNQLPLTDIATGRTSKFLTQVGDYSFTLLQKVAAGQPKCQKDWNTLQTLYRQTSTLNTELQDTERRIAEGKLYLGELAQQTGRVVQKEGPKLANGNFQKIEDNLKSFPTLIYDGPFSDKLEEKSAKGITGAKINVFQAKTRILELIEHRPGTKYMVEGIRRIEGKIPAFQADLISTSGSSGGKERLSVAVSRQGGKLLWYTLSRKVASNKITLAEAREKAAQFLSEKGYKNVTPIYYEQGTGMVVFNFAATQNGVTLYPDQIKVTVALDNGQILGIEATDYLMTHHQRILPKPVLTLTQAREKLSPHLTKISSGRLTLIPRGTANEVLAYEFRGELDQDTFLIYINTSNGNEEQVLRLVRNKEGILSF, from the coding sequence ATGTCTACAATACGCTGGCGCCGGCTTCTGCCTTTAGCAATCGCAGTTGTATTGGTGGGCGGCATATTCCTATGGGGCTACCAGCAGTATACTATCCGTAAAAAACTTGAAGTGTCTTTAAACAATAAATATTACCGCTCATTTTATGACCTTCTGGAAAACGTCCAAAACGTCGAAGTACTTCTTTCCAAAGTGCTTGTAGCACAGGCGCCTGAACAGGACAGTAAAATATTTACAGAAATATGGCAGCGGGCTAATGCCGCCCAGGCAAACCTGAACCAACTGCCGCTGACTGACATCGCAACAGGCCGTACTTCCAAGTTCTTAACCCAGGTTGGAGATTATTCTTTCACATTGCTTCAAAAAGTAGCCGCCGGGCAACCCAAGTGTCAAAAAGACTGGAACACCTTGCAAACACTGTATAGACAGACCTCAACACTGAATACCGAGCTCCAGGATACTGAAAGAAGAATTGCTGAAGGCAAACTATACTTGGGCGAACTGGCTCAGCAAACGGGCAGGGTCGTTCAAAAAGAAGGGCCAAAACTGGCCAACGGGAACTTCCAGAAAATCGAGGACAATCTGAAAAGCTTTCCAACACTGATTTACGACGGCCCTTTTTCAGATAAACTGGAAGAAAAGTCAGCAAAGGGAATCACAGGCGCAAAAATTAATGTCTTTCAAGCAAAAACACGTATTTTAGAGCTTATCGAACACAGGCCGGGAACTAAATATATGGTGGAAGGAATTCGTAGAATTGAAGGTAAAATACCCGCTTTTCAGGCCGATCTTATTTCAACATCCGGGAGTTCCGGTGGAAAAGAAAGGCTGAGTGTGGCTGTCAGCAGGCAGGGCGGCAAATTGCTCTGGTATACATTATCCCGTAAAGTCGCCTCCAACAAAATAACCCTTGCCGAGGCCAGGGAAAAAGCTGCGCAATTCCTTTCTGAGAAAGGTTACAAAAATGTAACCCCCATCTATTATGAACAGGGGACGGGGATGGTTGTATTTAACTTTGCCGCAACACAAAACGGGGTAACGCTTTATCCTGATCAAATCAAAGTGACAGTAGCCCTGGATAACGGCCAAATTCTCGGAATCGAGGCAACGGATTACCTGATGACTCACCATCAACGGATCCTTCCCAAACCGGTCCTGACGCTTACCCAGGCCAGGGAAAAACTAAGCCCCCATCTCACAAAAATAAGCAGCGGCCGTCTGACCTTAATCCCCAGGGGAACGGCCAATGAAGTACTTGCTTATGAATTCCGGGGCGAACTCGATCAAGACACATTCCTAATTTATATCAACACATCAAACGGGAATGAAGAGCAGGTCTTGCGGCTGGTAAGGAACAAAGAAGGAATCCTGAGTTTTTAA
- the pdaA gene encoding delta-lactam-biosynthetic de-N-acetylase has translation MKKTLLILAGILIVAVVTGYASKNLYFSWKGNLKTEQASQQARSEKALPKTQPQNGSSSDKSSIKNSSAQSSSTKKSETPANGGKSENIPVSSQYGSLSNSLHGWGLKRNSNHLQPEMPAGIRQTLAQNNAYWIGSPDEKTVYLTFDEGYENGYTTGFLDILKKQNVKAAFFITGHYLESQPELVKRMIQEGHILGNHTVNHPSMPSLTDGQIKEEIEKLASDFTALTGNKMFYFRPPMGEYSERTLAETKDLGYYTIFWSFAMADWIPLPGGPQEAYQTVMDNLHNGDLILLHAVSKDNLESLDKMISDIEAQGYTFKTLDDLVKK, from the coding sequence TTGAAAAAAACTCTTTTAATCCTGGCAGGAATATTAATCGTCGCAGTGGTTACCGGCTATGCAAGCAAAAATCTGTATTTTTCCTGGAAGGGCAATTTAAAAACAGAACAAGCCAGCCAACAGGCCAGATCTGAAAAAGCTCTTCCGAAAACTCAACCCCAAAACGGGTCAAGTTCAGATAAATCTTCAATTAAAAACTCTTCTGCTCAGAGCTCTTCAACTAAGAAATCTGAAACCCCGGCAAACGGGGGAAAATCAGAAAACATACCCGTATCTTCCCAGTACGGCAGCCTTTCCAATTCACTGCATGGCTGGGGTTTAAAAAGAAACAGCAACCATCTTCAGCCTGAGATGCCGGCCGGCATCCGGCAAACCTTAGCCCAAAACAATGCCTATTGGATAGGCAGCCCGGATGAAAAAACCGTCTACCTTACTTTTGACGAGGGATATGAAAACGGCTATACGACGGGTTTTTTAGATATTCTTAAAAAACAAAACGTCAAAGCGGCATTCTTTATTACAGGGCATTACCTGGAGTCACAGCCGGAACTGGTTAAGAGGATGATTCAGGAAGGACACATCTTGGGGAATCATACGGTAAACCATCCCTCTATGCCCAGTTTGACAGACGGGCAGATCAAGGAAGAAATTGAAAAACTGGCGTCTGATTTCACTGCCCTGACAGGAAATAAAATGTTTTATTTCCGCCCCCCAATGGGTGAATACAGTGAAAGAACACTGGCTGAAACAAAGGACCTCGGCTATTATACTATATTCTGGAGTTTTGCTATGGCCGACTGGATACCTCTTCCGGGGGGTCCGCAGGAGGCCTATCAAACTGTAATGGACAACCTGCATAACGGCGACTTGATACTTTTACACGCCGTATCCAAGGACAATCTGGAATCTCTTGATAAAATGATCAGCGATATAGAGGCTCAGGGATATACGTTCAAAACGCTGGATGACCTGGTTAAAAAATAA